Part of the Thermonema lapsum genome is shown below.
AATTTTGTGGCTTTGTTGTCCTTTTTGCCTATCGAAGGCGTACACCGGGCATGGCTAAGCATCGCAGGCAAAAAGCCGCTGCAGGTCAATACAGAGCTGTGGATAGCCGCCCATTTTTGGGATATTGCAATCTTCTTAGTTATCATTGTCGTTCCCACATTTTTTTTACGGCACTTTCTTAGTCTTTTTTATTTTGATGCTCTGCAATACTTTGGCGTTTTGGCATCGATACTGGCGTATATTTTTCTGCACCTTTTTCTGCAGTATTTCTTGTGGGCAAGGTCCTATGTTTGGTATGGCATGGTCAATGTGTTGTTATCGGCGTGTAGTTTTTTAGCGGTGTATTGGGCAAGCCGTTTCGGTGAGCTCTCTTTTGTACTTACCGCCTTGGCGATAAGTTACTGGCTTCCTTTGTTGTTGGTGGTATTGATGGCTGCTCCCCCATTGCCCCCTTTGCAAAAAAAGTGGTGGTTGGCTTTGTACGAAGACTACCAGATATATTGGCAGTTCATTCTGCTGGCGCTGGTAGGTGTGCTACTCGACAAGCTGCTTGCTTTCGAAGTACGTCTGTGGGCGGTCGATACCTTCGGCATCATTGACACCGGTTATTGGCAGGCACTGGTGCGGGTGTCGGAATTGCTGGTAGGTATGCTTTTGGCTTTCTTGGCGGCTGCCTATTATCCAATGGCTTGCCAAATGCCCGATGGCAGAAGCGCATGGGTTTATACTGTCCGTCAGTTACGGGTGGCAGTCCCTTTAGTTTTGGTAGTGATGTTTTTGCTTTGGCTGAGCAGCGAGTGGTGGCTGGCTTTACTGTATGATGCTCCTTTTGTGCGAGCGGCTGCATGGAGTCACTGGCAGCTCACGGGCGATTTCTTCCGTATGCTGAGCTGCTGGGGGGCGCTGCTGCTGTTGGCAAGGCAATCTTTGATGATGTATTTAGTCATGCAATTGTTGTCGGTTGTGGTTTATTTGCTATCTTTAGCTTCCTTGTATCAGCTGCATGCCGTGGAGGCACTTCCTATGGCATATGCTATTGAACACCTCGTATATGCAGCAGCACTCTATGCTTACATACTATGGAAACGCCCTTAGTGTCTGTCATTGCTTTGTGTTACAACCATGCTCCTTATTTGGAACAGGCGCTGTGGTCGGTGGTTGGGCAGACTTATCCTTGTGTGGAGTTGCTAATAGTAGATGATGCCAGCCGCGATGCATCCAAAGTGCGCATCATCGAGTGGATGGAAAACTACTACCATGAATGTGCACGACAGAGCATCAAGCCGAGAGCTATCCGCACTTTCTTTTTTGAAAAGAACAAAGGCAACTGTCGGGCTTTCAATTATGCCCTTCAATGGGCAAAAGGAAAGTACGTTATTGATTTTTCTACGGATGATGTTTTGCTTGAAAAGCACATAGAAACCCATGTGCGGCAGCTCGAGCAGCATCCCGAAGCGGGTGTGAGTTTTTCCAACGCATGGTATATAGACGCACAAGGCAAGGTATTAGGCACGCATTACCCCATAGATGAAGCAGAGCACGCCAAAATAGCAGTACCTTCCGGCAACGTGAAAGTGCCTGTTTTGCGTAGTGCTTTTATCTGCACGCCTACTATGGTGATACGTTCAGCCCTTCTGCATCGCTTGGGGGGCTACAATGAGTCGTTGAGTTATGAAGATTTTGACTTTTGGGTGCGGGCATCGGCTTGCACCTCTTTTTTGTTTGTAGATGCCTGTACAGTCATGAAGCGGCAGACCGCCGTTTCACACGGCAGTGGTTTTTATGCACCTGCCCCCAATGCCCACTTGCGCAGCACTCTGCGAGTTACGCACAAAGCCCTGTCTTTGTGTCAAACCGAAGAGGAATACCGGGCGCTGGCTTATCGTACCTTTTATCATTGGCGCTTAGCTATCTATGTGGGTGACAAAGAAGCAGCGCAAGGCTTTGAAGAAGTCTTGCGCTGTTCGGCATTGCGTGCTTACTTGTCTCGCCCGGCATGGATGATGGGCAAACTACTTTCTTTGGGCTACTGGCGTCCTTTTTACCTGTTTTACTTGCGTTGTCGCCATTCTCTATGTCGTAGATTGCGATGAAGCGGAGTGGGGCATGTCCTCATCGCCCATGACCCCTGCCAACACAATAAAGTAAATAGATACGAACACCAAAGCGCCCAGGGTGAGCTCGCCGGCGTAGTCAGCACCCAAAACAAAAAAGAGCACTAAGAATAGCGTCAAAACAAGTAGCAACACCAGCGAGCTGACAAACAGTCGGTATTTGGCTTTCTGACTCATGGTAGTTGTGCTTTTGGTATTTACGATACCCAAAGCTATGGTTTTGGTCGGCACAGCCAAATGACCGGCATCATTGAAAGCTAACGCCTTGAGTGAGTTTAGTCAACGAGGCGTAGGCGGGGAATGTCTTTTGTTTGTGGGGCATATCGATAAACATGCGGCACCTCCGTGGGGCGGTAGTGGGCTGCCAGTAGGGGGATGCGCTTGCTGATTTCTTCCCAGCGATGCATGCTATCGACAATCAGGGCAGGGGGCGACTGCAAGAGTGCTCGGGCAAGACCTTCGCAGCTGCCGTAATGGTT
Proteins encoded:
- a CDS encoding glycosyltransferase: METPLVSVIALCYNHAPYLEQALWSVVGQTYPCVELLIVDDASRDASKVRIIEWMENYYHECARQSIKPRAIRTFFFEKNKGNCRAFNYALQWAKGKYVIDFSTDDVLLEKHIETHVRQLEQHPEAGVSFSNAWYIDAQGKVLGTHYPIDEAEHAKIAVPSGNVKVPVLRSAFICTPTMVIRSALLHRLGGYNESLSYEDFDFWVRASACTSFLFVDACTVMKRQTAVSHGSGFYAPAPNAHLRSTLRVTHKALSLCQTEEEYRALAYRTFYHWRLAIYVGDKEAAQGFEEVLRCSALRAYLSRPAWMMGKLLSLGYWRPFYLFYLRCRHSLCRRLR
- a CDS encoding MATE family efflux transporter, with the translated sequence MRIDSQQQRWSVASHRYFWILLALGVKILFNFLISKQVALVFGEEGITVLMHFLNFVALLSFLPIEGVHRAWLSIAGKKPLQVNTELWIAAHFWDIAIFLVIIVVPTFFLRHFLSLFYFDALQYFGVLASILAYIFLHLFLQYFLWARSYVWYGMVNVLLSACSFLAVYWASRFGELSFVLTALAISYWLPLLLVVLMAAPPLPPLQKKWWLALYEDYQIYWQFILLALVGVLLDKLLAFEVRLWAVDTFGIIDTGYWQALVRVSELLVGMLLAFLAAAYYPMACQMPDGRSAWVYTVRQLRVAVPLVLVVMFLLWLSSEWWLALLYDAPFVRAAAWSHWQLTGDFFRMLSCWGALLLLARQSLMMYLVMQLLSVVVYLLSLASLYQLHAVEALPMAYAIEHLVYAAALYAYILWKRP